The following coding sequences lie in one Archaeoglobaceae archaeon genomic window:
- a CDS encoding phenylacetate--CoA ligase has product MPWNNEYWEKEEVLPKKELEELQFKRLKNAIKRAYDNVEFYRRRLKEANITPDDIKKPEDIAKIPFTQKEHFAQNYPFGLFAVPKEKIVRIHTSSGTSGKPKVVGYTAQDIDTWVNMVARCLYMVGVRESDVFQNMANYSFFTGGLGFHYAAERIGAMTIPSGVGNTERQVQCMVDFGTTAIHSTPSYAMHVKEVVEEMGVADKLKLRIGCFGAEPWSENTRKRLEDAFNIKAYDSYGLSEMNGPGVAFECKEQHGLHIWADHYFIELIDPKTGEQVGEGEKGELVLTALTKEAMPILRYRTGDITILETDKCACGRTHPRLMRILGRSDDMLIVRGINVFPSQIEHVLMQIPEVGDNFQIVLTRESGLDEITVRVEVRDEIFTGELWDLKELQERIQRILQKELLLRTNVELVEKGSIERSMGKAKRVLDLRSI; this is encoded by the coding sequence ATGCCATGGAATAACGAATACTGGGAAAAAGAGGAGGTGCTCCCAAAAAAAGAGCTTGAGGAATTGCAGTTCAAAAGGCTAAAGAATGCGATTAAAAGGGCTTATGATAATGTTGAATTTTATAGAAGAAGACTAAAAGAAGCAAATATTACTCCTGATGATATAAAAAAACCTGAAGATATCGCCAAGATACCCTTCACCCAAAAAGAGCATTTTGCCCAGAATTACCCCTTTGGACTGTTTGCGGTTCCAAAGGAGAAAATAGTCAGAATTCACACGTCGAGCGGAACTTCAGGAAAGCCAAAAGTTGTTGGCTACACTGCTCAGGACATCGATACATGGGTAAACATGGTAGCGAGATGCTTATACATGGTAGGCGTTAGAGAGAGCGACGTTTTTCAGAACATGGCAAATTACTCTTTCTTCACGGGTGGTCTTGGATTTCACTACGCTGCAGAGAGAATTGGGGCAATGACAATCCCCTCAGGAGTTGGAAATACCGAAAGGCAGGTGCAGTGCATGGTCGATTTCGGCACCACAGCGATTCACTCAACTCCAAGCTATGCCATGCATGTCAAAGAAGTTGTTGAAGAAATGGGTGTTGCTGATAAGCTTAAGCTGAGAATTGGTTGCTTTGGCGCCGAGCCATGGAGCGAAAACACTCGAAAAAGGCTTGAAGATGCTTTTAATATAAAAGCCTACGACAGCTACGGGTTGAGTGAAATGAATGGCCCAGGAGTTGCTTTTGAATGCAAGGAACAGCATGGATTGCATATATGGGCGGACCACTACTTCATTGAGCTAATAGATCCTAAGACTGGCGAGCAGGTTGGTGAGGGCGAGAAAGGGGAGCTTGTTTTGACTGCATTAACAAAAGAGGCAATGCCAATACTCAGATATAGAACTGGAGACATAACGATCCTTGAAACTGATAAATGTGCTTGTGGGAGAACTCACCCAAGGCTTATGAGGATCCTTGGCAGAAGTGATGACATGCTAATTGTGCGTGGCATCAACGTCTTCCCGAGTCAGATCGAGCATGTGCTAATGCAGATCCCAGAAGTGGGAGACAATTTCCAGATCGTGCTTACCAGAGAATCCGGACTTGATGAGATCACAGTCAGAGTCGAAGTAAGAGACGAGATCTTTACAGGAGAGCTTTGGGATCTTAAGGAGCTCCAAGAAAGAATTCAAAGGATTTTGCAGAAAGAATTGCTTCTGAGAACCAACGTTGAGCTTGTCGAAAAAGGAAGCATTGAAAGATCGATGGGCAAAGCAAAAAGGGTTTTGGATTTAAGATCAATCTGA
- a CDS encoding alpha/beta fold hydrolase, translating into MFEKIMEVNVKPWTCDFEVVHEDWLFKLLHFKGEKKHKVPLLFVYAFINRPYVLDLHEEVSVVRKLINEGIDVWMIDWGYPKRADKFLKIEDYINYIDFCVDLIMRECNVEAVTIHGYCLGSTLSVIYSALYPEKVKNLIIQTPPLNFDTENALALWAKHIDPQRVSRAVGNISGEMLNIAFLLIDPIRLVLGKYQGLIDNIEDTKFLKEFFSMDFWIFDSPAVAGSVFEEYIDRWYHKNEIMKGTYTIGGKLVDLNKITMPVLALYAEKDHITPPSAVIPFLEKIPSKDKKAMSVDKGHIGLTVSKSSHAKLWNEAIKWIVERSD; encoded by the coding sequence ATGTTCGAAAAAATAATGGAAGTGAACGTAAAGCCTTGGACTTGCGATTTTGAAGTTGTGCATGAAGACTGGCTCTTCAAGCTTTTACATTTTAAAGGGGAGAAAAAGCATAAGGTGCCTTTGCTATTTGTTTACGCTTTCATAAATCGTCCTTACGTCCTTGATCTGCATGAAGAAGTTAGTGTGGTTCGAAAGCTAATAAATGAGGGTATAGACGTTTGGATGATCGACTGGGGATATCCAAAGAGAGCGGACAAGTTTCTGAAAATCGAGGATTATATAAACTACATAGATTTCTGCGTTGATCTCATAATGAGAGAATGTAACGTTGAAGCGGTCACGATTCACGGTTACTGTCTTGGATCAACTCTCTCTGTTATTTATTCAGCCCTATACCCTGAAAAAGTTAAGAATCTCATAATCCAAACTCCACCACTCAATTTTGACACTGAAAACGCCCTTGCACTATGGGCAAAGCACATAGATCCACAAAGGGTATCGAGAGCGGTTGGGAACATCAGCGGAGAGATGCTGAACATTGCTTTTCTACTAATAGATCCGATTAGGCTCGTTCTCGGAAAGTATCAGGGATTGATTGACAACATTGAAGATACTAAGTTTCTTAAGGAATTTTTCTCAATGGATTTCTGGATCTTCGACTCCCCAGCGGTTGCTGGTAGTGTTTTCGAAGAATACATCGACAGATGGTATCACAAAAACGAGATCATGAAAGGGACTTACACGATAGGGGGCAAGCTTGTAGATCTGAATAAGATCACAATGCCAGTGCTTGCACTTTACGCTGAGAAGGATCACATAACTCCGCCAAGTGCTGTGATACCCTTCTTGGAAAAAATACCCTCAAAGGACAAGAAGGCGATGAGCGTTGATAAGGGACACATAGGCTTAACTGTTAGTAAAAGCTCCCATGCAAAGCTGTGGAATGAAGCAATAAAGTGGATCGTAGAAAGATCAGATTGA
- a CDS encoding poly(R)-hydroxyalkanoic acid synthase subunit PhaE, protein MSITIDLYKKLPKESFELFIRNLSVRDYLEGIWRLYEINRTLDYLKEFDGIFEELFRFFFRPFELIIFNERVIRNIIPIQEIFKGRDVVSAYTEFLESAISHMKLTFQLFSEPILSQKLPVEKFFDEWREFLKKFESTGELLLQDYPFALPENAKNYLLDCFTHWKEFVESYEIYKSLIREAYRKGVDRFLNLANSNGFKSFENFRDAFQDCLAKEFDILLKSEQYLKIQGKLMNALFDHIYCLRRFLELLIENNPASPFATVSQIDEAYKRILDLKRKVLELEKRIEKLEGERCSKK, encoded by the coding sequence ATGAGCATCACGATTGATCTATACAAAAAATTACCGAAGGAATCTTTCGAATTATTCATCCGCAATCTCTCTGTTAGAGATTACCTTGAAGGAATTTGGAGGCTATACGAAATCAATAGGACTCTTGATTATTTGAAGGAGTTTGATGGTATCTTTGAGGAGCTCTTCAGATTCTTTTTCAGACCATTTGAGCTCATAATCTTCAACGAAAGAGTAATCAGGAATATAATCCCCATTCAGGAGATATTCAAGGGGAGAGATGTTGTCAGCGCCTATACTGAGTTTCTTGAAAGCGCAATTTCGCATATGAAGTTGACTTTTCAGCTTTTTTCTGAACCAATTTTATCCCAAAAACTTCCAGTGGAGAAATTCTTTGATGAGTGGAGGGAATTCTTGAAAAAGTTCGAATCAACAGGTGAACTCTTGTTACAAGACTATCCATTTGCCTTGCCGGAAAACGCAAAGAACTATCTTCTCGACTGTTTTACTCACTGGAAGGAATTTGTAGAGAGCTATGAGATTTACAAGAGTCTCATAAGGGAAGCATACAGGAAGGGTGTTGATAGATTTCTAAATCTCGCGAACTCAAATGGTTTTAAAAGCTTTGAAAATTTCAGAGATGCATTTCAGGATTGTCTTGCGAAGGAATTCGACATACTTTTGAAATCTGAACAATATTTGAAGATTCAGGGAAAACTCATGAACGCTCTTTTTGACCACATTTACTGCTTAAGGCGATTTTTGGAGCTTTTAATAGAAAACAATCCAGCAAGTCCGTTTGCAACAGTTTCGCAGATCGACGAGGCTTACAAAAGGATCTTAGATCTCAAGAGAAAAGTCTTGGAGCTTGAAAAGAGAATTGAAAAGCTGGAGGGAGAAAGATGTTCGAAAAAATAA
- a CDS encoding HAMP domain-containing sensor histidine kinase, giving the protein MRFDVLILTIMALIPIILPYIAPEIVLEFIKSYVILYVLLIASVSIILSLLIFIGSTGERRYLMLSISTTLGVFAVGSVSAYFSLGEVELEFTKAYLQLLEQIATSPLSLTFFVGLYFPLFAFGVWKLAREIAFIRLKDLAISFLVPVLLIGLIIWAMGASNYPTAVQDLYFVSLFLDTVLMFVYTVLFLMFLETESKAYFLIVLAYLIFWFTGDILTLSGLIYLGIPTVFYALALVSIYSGLLYVYRRDIGVITYSELIEEKEKITEQYKEAKEAQELISILNRMLRHDVKNKLQIILSYVETYQVKKDETYLQKVIEAVEEIDKYLDKVREIERALSAGTEPLKPVNVRKVVEEVLKSYEIPAKIQGSGIVLADDLLYSVIDNIVNNAIKHGKTEKLDVYIDKVEDEIEIRIVDYGVGIPAEAKKKIFEGYSLTLKERTGLGLYIVKKVVERYGGRVWVEDTKPKGATFVIRLKAPPKK; this is encoded by the coding sequence ATGCGCTTCGATGTGCTAATATTAACAATAATGGCTCTAATTCCTATTATCTTGCCATACATAGCTCCAGAAATTGTGTTGGAATTCATAAAGTCATATGTTATTCTTTACGTCTTATTAATTGCTTCTGTTTCTATAATCCTGTCTCTTCTTATTTTTATAGGTTCTACAGGAGAAAGAAGGTATTTAATGCTCTCCATTTCAACTACACTCGGTGTTTTTGCAGTGGGGAGCGTTTCTGCTTATTTTAGTCTCGGAGAAGTTGAGTTGGAATTTACAAAAGCTTACCTACAGCTTCTCGAGCAGATTGCCACCTCTCCACTCTCTCTAACATTCTTTGTAGGACTTTACTTCCCCCTCTTTGCGTTCGGAGTATGGAAGCTTGCGAGAGAAATAGCATTCATAAGGTTAAAGGATTTGGCGATTAGTTTTTTAGTCCCGGTGTTGCTTATAGGACTAATTATATGGGCTATGGGCGCTTCTAACTATCCTACAGCGGTTCAGGACTTATACTTTGTATCCCTATTTCTCGACACAGTATTAATGTTTGTTTACACAGTTCTTTTTCTCATGTTTCTTGAAACAGAATCAAAAGCTTATTTCCTTATAGTGCTTGCATATTTGATCTTCTGGTTCACGGGGGATATCCTAACACTTTCGGGTTTAATTTATTTGGGTATTCCGACAGTTTTCTATGCTCTCGCTCTCGTAAGTATATACTCAGGCTTGCTTTATGTCTATAGAAGAGACATTGGAGTTATTACTTACTCCGAATTAATTGAAGAGAAAGAAAAAATCACGGAGCAGTATAAAGAGGCAAAAGAGGCTCAAGAGCTCATAAGCATACTAAATCGCATGCTTAGGCATGACGTTAAGAACAAATTACAGATCATCCTGAGTTACGTTGAAACTTATCAGGTGAAAAAGGACGAAACTTACCTTCAGAAAGTAATCGAGGCAGTTGAGGAAATAGACAAGTATCTGGATAAGGTTAGAGAAATAGAGAGAGCGCTGTCTGCGGGAACCGAACCGCTTAAGCCAGTAAACGTCAGAAAAGTTGTCGAAGAAGTGCTAAAGTCATACGAAATACCAGCTAAAATTCAGGGCTCAGGCATTGTGCTCGCGGATGATCTTCTCTACTCTGTTATAGACAATATCGTAAATAATGCGATAAAGCACGGAAAAACAGAAAAGCTGGACGTTTATATTGACAAAGTTGAAGACGAGATTGAAATCAGAATTGTGGATTATGGCGTAGGAATACCTGCTGAAGCGAAAAAGAAGATTTTTGAAGGCTACAGCTTAACTCTGAAGGAGAGAACAGGCTTGGGGCTTTACATAGTTAAGAAAGTCGTTGAGAGATACGGCGGTAGGGTCTGGGTTGAGGATACCAAGCCAAAGGGAGCCACTTTTGTAATAAGACTCAAGGCACCACCCAAGAAGTGA
- a CDS encoding DUF2124 family protein, with product MEKLKGIVGLTHAFRNAVSDLKDGSKIVFIGSPFVCTPFAELLVYSVRDRNFEAIFIPKTNEGEARKVIELEGVGYCIGNEKADPSDPDAIVLLGGLAMPKFGCSVEEVCRVIDRISKTKKPILLGVCFMGIFKKQGWDKVFSFRKLIDATIEVETD from the coding sequence ATGGAAAAATTGAAAGGTATCGTTGGTCTAACACACGCTTTTAGAAATGCAGTCTCAGATTTGAAAGACGGTTCAAAAATAGTATTTATAGGTTCTCCATTCGTCTGCACACCTTTTGCGGAACTGCTCGTGTATTCTGTTCGGGATAGAAATTTTGAGGCAATATTCATTCCAAAAACAAATGAGGGGGAAGCGAGAAAAGTCATAGAGTTGGAGGGCGTTGGATATTGTATAGGGAATGAGAAAGCAGACCCAAGCGATCCCGATGCCATAGTGCTACTTGGTGGTTTGGCGATGCCCAAGTTTGGGTGCTCCGTAGAAGAAGTTTGCAGAGTGATTGATAGGATATCTAAAACAAAGAAACCAATCCTTTTGGGTGTTTGCTTTATGGGCATCTTTAAAAAGCAGGGTTGGGATAAAGTCTTTAGTTTCAGAAAACTAATTGATGCGACGATCGAGGTAGAAACTGACTAA
- the ftsZ gene encoding cell division protein FtsZ, whose translation MRSIIEEALSRAEREKKERIEGKGAENVEDEIVQMLHELKTVIKVIGVGGAGCNTITRLYEEGVEGAELIAMNTDVQHLYYTKANRRILLGKRRTRGLGAGSLPQIGEEAARESEEEIKKIVEGSDMVFVTCGLGGGTGTGAAPVIAGAAQEAGALTIAVVTYPFTAEGSVRRANAEAGLERLREVTDTVIVIPNDKLLEVVPNYPLNMAFKVADEILMRAVKGITELITKPGLVNLDFADVKTIMEKGGVAMIGLGEASGEDKALESVRKALKSPLLDVDISGAKSALVNVTGGPDMTVEEAETVVEEIYSKLDSDARIIWGAMIDPELENTMRTLLIVTGVKSPQILGRKGFPVTQKYGIDFVR comes from the coding sequence TTGAGATCTATAATCGAAGAAGCTCTTTCTCGGGCTGAAAGAGAGAAAAAAGAGAGAATAGAGGGAAAAGGTGCGGAAAATGTTGAAGATGAAATTGTTCAAATGTTACATGAGTTGAAAACGGTCATAAAAGTAATCGGGGTTGGTGGGGCTGGGTGTAACACGATAACGAGATTATACGAAGAGGGTGTAGAAGGTGCAGAACTAATAGCGATGAACACAGATGTTCAGCATTTATACTACACCAAAGCAAATAGAAGAATCCTGCTGGGAAAAAGGAGGACAAGAGGTCTTGGAGCAGGCAGTTTGCCCCAAATAGGAGAGGAGGCTGCAAGAGAGAGCGAAGAAGAGATCAAAAAGATTGTAGAAGGTAGTGACATGGTTTTCGTTACTTGCGGTCTCGGAGGTGGAACCGGGACCGGTGCTGCACCAGTTATAGCTGGAGCTGCTCAGGAAGCTGGAGCCCTTACAATTGCGGTAGTTACGTATCCTTTTACTGCTGAAGGATCCGTAAGAAGGGCCAATGCTGAGGCAGGACTTGAGAGGTTAAGAGAGGTTACGGATACTGTAATAGTAATCCCAAATGACAAGTTACTCGAAGTTGTGCCGAATTATCCATTAAACATGGCATTTAAAGTCGCAGATGAGATTTTAATGAGAGCCGTGAAAGGTATAACTGAGCTGATCACAAAGCCGGGACTTGTGAATTTAGACTTTGCAGACGTAAAGACCATCATGGAGAAGGGGGGAGTCGCAATGATCGGACTCGGGGAAGCAAGCGGTGAAGATAAGGCTCTGGAATCAGTTAGAAAAGCACTAAAGAGTCCACTACTGGATGTAGACATTTCTGGTGCCAAATCTGCCCTTGTCAATGTTACCGGTGGCCCAGATATGACTGTAGAAGAGGCAGAAACCGTGGTTGAAGAGATATACTCGAAACTCGACTCGGATGCCAGGATAATCTGGGGTGCTATGATTGATCCAGAACTTGAAAATACTATGAGAACTTTGCTGATCGTTACAGGCGTTAAAAGTCCTCAAATATTGGGGCGTAAAGGCTTTCCTGTTACGCAGAAATATGGTATAGATTTCGTAAGGTAA
- a CDS encoding protein translocase SEC61 complex subunit gamma, translating into MPKIGEKLNEYYNVLKMAKKPSWEEFSTTAKVALAVMFIVGFVGFVVYLLMEVLPGAFK; encoded by the coding sequence ATGCCAAAGATAGGGGAAAAGCTCAATGAATACTACAACGTGCTAAAGATGGCAAAAAAACCGAGCTGGGAGGAATTTTCGACTACTGCTAAGGTAGCACTTGCTGTGATGTTTATAGTAGGATTTGTGGGGTTCGTGGTCTATCTTTTAATGGAAGTTCTGCCAGGTGCCTTTAAATGA
- a CDS encoding transcription elongation factor Spt5 — protein MKYIAVKTTANQERIVANMIELAVKKHNLKVYSILAPKELKGYVILEAEGIEDVIMATRGLQHVRGIVKKEMSLKDVQHYLTPKKAVEQIKEGYMVEVSAGPFKGERGIVKRVDKTKNEITIELLEAVVPIPVTVKAENVRVVDKKEG, from the coding sequence ATGAAGTATATTGCTGTAAAGACTACAGCAAACCAAGAAAGAATTGTTGCGAACATGATTGAATTGGCCGTTAAAAAGCATAATCTTAAAGTTTATTCAATTTTAGCCCCAAAAGAGCTTAAAGGATACGTTATACTTGAAGCAGAGGGAATTGAGGACGTTATAATGGCTACTCGTGGTCTTCAGCATGTGAGGGGTATTGTAAAAAAGGAAATGAGCTTAAAGGATGTCCAGCACTATCTGACACCAAAGAAGGCTGTAGAACAGATAAAAGAAGGTTATATGGTCGAAGTTTCTGCTGGACCTTTTAAAGGTGAAAGGGGAATTGTGAAGAGAGTGGATAAAACCAAAAATGAGATAACAATAGAACTTCTCGAAGCAGTAGTGCCAATTCCCGTAACTGTAAAAGCAGAAAATGTGAGAGTAGTTGATAAAAAGGAGGGGTAG
- a CDS encoding 50S ribosomal protein L11, with protein sequence MQVVEVLVTGGQATPGPPLGPVIGPLGLNVKQVVDRINEATKEYAGLSVPVKIIVKEDKSFEIQVGIPPVSALIKRELKLEKGSSNPGKDFVGNISIEQAIKIARMKKAGSLSYSLKGVVKEVLGTCVSMGITVDGKNPKEVLREIDEGKIEIPED encoded by the coding sequence ATGCAGGTGGTGGAAGTTCTTGTTACCGGTGGTCAGGCTACGCCTGGTCCACCGCTTGGGCCTGTAATCGGACCACTCGGCTTAAATGTAAAACAGGTTGTAGATAGGATAAACGAGGCGACAAAGGAGTATGCAGGATTAAGTGTTCCAGTGAAAATCATAGTGAAGGAGGATAAAAGCTTTGAAATCCAAGTAGGTATTCCACCGGTTTCAGCCCTGATAAAAAGGGAGTTGAAACTTGAAAAAGGCTCTTCAAATCCTGGAAAAGATTTTGTAGGCAACATCAGCATTGAACAGGCTATAAAAATCGCAAGAATGAAAAAAGCCGGTTCCCTGTCATACTCGCTAAAAGGAGTTGTTAAAGAAGTCCTTGGCACATGCGTTTCGATGGGTATAACCGTTGATGGCAAAAATCCCAAAGAAGTGCTTAGGGAGATCGATGAAGGTAAGATCGAAATACCCGAAGACTAA
- a CDS encoding ATP/GTP-binding protein, with the protein MQIVVLGPGGSGKSTFVMEFSNFLRHQGYDVKCVNLDPASEPIYKADIDVRNFIKIEDVMRTYKLGINGAMLKSVELMLEFCERLKLDGEFVLYDTPGQMELFIYSESGVEFVNRIKDSHTCGVFLIDANMVKTPENFLSAVLQDLVVMLRLGLQTLTVISKTDLCDIDIKSLLNEISKRTGILSEVLEKLSPLIDYTSLRYRTIKISSVKKTGFNDLLSALRELFCACGDLS; encoded by the coding sequence ATGCAGATAGTAGTTCTCGGACCGGGGGGAAGCGGAAAAAGCACCTTTGTAATGGAATTCTCAAATTTTTTGAGACACCAAGGATATGACGTGAAATGTGTAAATCTGGACCCCGCAAGTGAGCCGATTTATAAAGCAGATATAGATGTTAGAAATTTTATAAAAATTGAAGATGTAATGCGAACGTATAAGCTTGGAATAAATGGGGCGATGCTTAAATCGGTAGAATTGATGCTTGAATTTTGCGAAAGATTGAAGTTAGATGGAGAATTCGTTTTATACGACACTCCGGGCCAGATGGAGTTATTTATTTACTCAGAAAGCGGAGTGGAATTTGTTAATCGCATTAAAGACAGCCACACATGTGGAGTTTTTCTAATAGACGCGAACATGGTCAAAACACCTGAAAATTTTTTATCTGCGGTTTTGCAGGACCTCGTAGTCATGCTACGTCTCGGGCTTCAAACACTCACGGTTATTTCAAAGACAGACCTCTGTGATATTGACATTAAAAGCCTCTTAAATGAAATCAGTAAGAGAACCGGAATTTTATCTGAAGTCCTAGAAAAGTTATCCCCCTTGATAGATTACACGAGTTTGAGATATAGGACCATTAAAATATCCAGCGTTAAAAAAACTGGATTTAACGATCTACTTTCCGCTTTAAGAGAACTTTTCTGCGCCTGTGGAGATCTCAGTTAG
- the purD gene encoding phosphoribosylamine--glycine ligase, with translation MNVLVVDAGGRGNAIAHAFSRSEKVKKVFVAPGNAGSEFFEKCEIAKIDSRPIGSIRDIETIVKFAKQNADLVFVGPEEPLSLGIIDRLEEEGVMALGPKKEQTILEASKCWAKDFMKSIGVPIPDYKNFDDPEKAKEFIRNSSGRIVVKADGLAAGKGVYVCDSVEEALRAVDEIMIERRFGSAGERIVVEEKLVGVEIAFTALCDGKRALPFGHAKDYKRAFDDEDFEGLRDFYIGLRKRFYRREEIEKLYKSGLLVNPNTGGMGAISPHPEVTKEIEERIMKKVVEPIVRNSGFKGILYPVIMLVNGEPKVLEINVRECDPGAQAKLPRLRSDLLELSLAVIEGELDSVTVEFSEEFCCAVCAVSGALKGREGLKPGYPADHYTSQPISGIEKARSMAEIYANGIAKTEAGFVTTGGRVLTVVGRGKTLLEARERAYSALKEIKFPGMRFRNSIGLEYLSK, from the coding sequence GTGAATGTGCTCGTTGTCGATGCGGGTGGTAGAGGAAATGCTATTGCACATGCATTTTCAAGAAGTGAGAAAGTTAAAAAAGTATTCGTAGCACCCGGAAACGCTGGAAGTGAATTTTTTGAGAAATGCGAGATAGCAAAGATTGACAGCAGACCTATAGGCTCAATAAGGGATATTGAAACGATAGTGAAATTTGCAAAACAAAATGCTGATCTTGTTTTTGTGGGTCCCGAAGAACCACTGAGCCTTGGAATAATTGACAGGCTTGAAGAAGAAGGAGTAATGGCTCTTGGCCCTAAAAAGGAGCAAACAATACTGGAAGCAAGCAAGTGCTGGGCTAAGGATTTCATGAAGAGTATTGGTGTGCCGATTCCAGATTATAAGAACTTCGATGATCCTGAAAAGGCAAAGGAGTTTATAAGGAATTCTTCTGGAAGAATTGTTGTTAAAGCGGATGGACTGGCTGCGGGAAAAGGAGTTTATGTATGTGATTCCGTAGAAGAGGCTCTTAGAGCTGTTGACGAGATAATGATTGAGAGAAGGTTTGGCTCAGCTGGAGAGAGAATAGTTGTGGAAGAGAAGCTTGTGGGCGTCGAGATTGCATTTACCGCGCTTTGCGATGGAAAAAGAGCCTTGCCATTCGGACATGCAAAGGACTACAAGCGGGCTTTTGACGATGAAGACTTTGAAGGTCTTCGGGATTTCTACATAGGACTCAGAAAGAGATTTTATAGGAGGGAGGAGATTGAAAAGCTTTATAAAAGTGGTTTATTGGTGAACCCAAACACAGGGGGAATGGGTGCCATCAGCCCTCATCCAGAGGTAACTAAAGAGATTGAAGAGAGGATAATGAAAAAAGTCGTTGAGCCAATTGTCAGAAATTCGGGTTTCAAAGGGATCCTATACCCGGTTATAATGCTCGTAAACGGTGAGCCAAAAGTCCTGGAAATAAATGTTCGGGAATGCGATCCTGGTGCACAGGCAAAGCTTCCAAGATTAAGGAGTGATTTGTTAGAGCTATCTTTAGCTGTAATTGAGGGAGAATTAGATAGTGTAACCGTGGAGTTTAGTGAAGAATTTTGCTGTGCTGTTTGCGCTGTAAGCGGAGCTTTAAAGGGTAGAGAGGGGTTGAAGCCTGGCTATCCTGCAGATCACTACACGAGTCAGCCAATCAGCGGTATTGAAAAAGCACGCAGTATGGCTGAAATTTATGCAAACGGGATTGCAAAAACTGAGGCAGGGTTTGTGACTACTGGTGGACGAGTTCTTACAGTGGTCGGAAGAGGGAAAACCCTCTTAGAGGCGAGAGAGAGGGCTTACTCTGCTTTAAAAGAAATAAAATTTCCGGGGATGAGATTTAGAAACTCTATTGGCTTAGAGTATCTTTCGAAGTAA
- a CDS encoding metallophosphoesterase, with product MFKLTPEKALIARKTAIIADLHLGLENAMQNVGIAIPRMQIAEIIDKVNLILNKYEIERLIIAGDLKHEFGQNLPYEWDDVRAFLDSIDVDISVVRGNHDNFLSSILSEYSIELREYDRIGDYYVVHGHNDFGFDKVILAHEHPAIKFRRGGAIYSYPCFLVVDKTKFVVPAFSPLVAGSDVLQGEFLSPILRNSKKIEVYGIEDDVLYLGELELLRKIL from the coding sequence GTGTTCAAACTAACCCCGGAAAAGGCCCTAATTGCAAGAAAAACCGCGATAATTGCTGATCTGCATTTGGGTTTAGAGAATGCGATGCAAAATGTTGGAATTGCGATACCAAGAATGCAAATTGCTGAAATAATCGACAAGGTTAATCTAATTTTAAATAAATACGAGATTGAGAGGCTAATAATAGCAGGGGACCTCAAGCACGAGTTTGGTCAGAATCTTCCATACGAATGGGACGATGTAAGAGCTTTTTTGGACTCCATTGACGTGGATATCTCTGTAGTTCGAGGAAATCATGATAACTTTCTCTCTTCGATCCTTTCAGAATATTCTATAGAACTCAGGGAATACGATAGGATTGGCGACTACTATGTAGTTCACGGACATAATGACTTTGGATTTGATAAAGTGATACTGGCTCATGAGCATCCTGCGATTAAGTTCAGGCGTGGTGGGGCTATTTATTCTTATCCATGTTTTCTGGTTGTAGACAAGACCAAATTCGTTGTTCCAGCCTTCTCACCACTCGTAGCGGGAAGCGACGTTCTTCAGGGCGAATTTTTGTCACCAATCCTCAGAAATTCAAAAAAGATTGAAGTCTACGGGATTGAGGATGACGTTCTATATTTAGGCGAACTCGAATTACTTCGAAAGATACTCTAA